Sequence from the Opitutaceae bacterium genome:
GAGGCCCGGCTTGCGTCGCGGACGCTGACTCAAGCCGTGACGCCGCAGGATCGCTGCTATGGTGCTGCATGCCGGCGGCCGCCGGATGCCGTGGTCGCGGCGCAACAGTTTGCGCAGCTTTTTCGATCCCCACGTCCGGTGCCTGCGGCGCAATCGCACGATCAGCCCCTGGATCTGCCCGGCGGTCTGGTGCGAGCATCCTTGCGGACGGCGGCTGCGCTCGCGCAATCCCGCGGTGCCTTTCCGACGGTAACGCTTCCACCACTTGTGGCCGGTCTTCCGACTAACGTGAAAGTCCGCGCACAATTCGGTAAACGTGAAGCGGCCCGTGGCCGCGAGACTGACAAACCGA
This genomic interval carries:
- a CDS encoding helix-turn-helix domain containing protein; amino-acid sequence: MAWNEETLMEQKHRFVSLAATGRFTFTELCADFHVSRKTGHKWWKRYRRKGTAGLRERSRRPQGCSHQTAGQIQGLIVRLRRRHRTWGSKKLRKLLRRDHGIRRPPACSTIAAILRRHGLSQRPRRKPGLYTVPRRALTTPTHPNHVWTVDFKGWFTLGNGQRCDPLTVCDLFSRYYLACRAQPNQQSSTRIGTIHVGVWNHRHAFHSHIMEYGGFCHGGHGR